Genomic segment of Rhodococcus rhodochrous:
GGCGTTCGGCGACGACGAGGAGCGACGCAGGATCGTGCGCTTCGTCAACCGCGCACACGCACCGGTTCGCGCCGAGGGATACAACGCCTTCGATCCGAAGCTCCAGTTGTGGATCGCCGCAGTGATGTTCCACGGCGGCCGCGACGTGTACGAGCGGTTCTTCGGCCGCCTCGATCGGGCCGAGGCCGAACGGCTGTACCGCGAGTTCGCGGTCTACGGCACATCGCTGCAGGTACCTGAGGAGATGTGGCCCGCCGACCTCGACGCGTTCGATGCCTACTGGCACAGCGTCGTCGACGATCTCGAGATCGACGAGACCGTTCGTTCCTGCGCGCGCGCCCTGCTCTCCGGGGGCGAGTTGCCGATCGTCGTCCGGCCGACGATGGCGCTCACCAGGTTCTTCACCCTGGGTATGCTCGATCCCCGTATCCGGGAGGCCTACGGCTTCACGTGGACCGATAGCCACCAGCGGTGGTTCGATCGCCTCATGCGGATCGCGGTGCCCGTCTACCGGGCACTGCCCATGGCGGCACGGCACCTGCCCATGAAGCTCGTCCTGCGCGATGCGCGCACGAGGTTCTCTGGTGTGTCCGCGCACGCTGCTGCCTAGGACGCGGCAGCGCCGGAATCCGGCAACGCGCAGGAGGGACGGGGATCAGTTCTCCGCCGTGAGGGCCTTCGCCAGTCGCGGCACGGTCAGCGCGCGCTGCCACGGCCGTGCCCCGCCCTCGGCGAAGCGGCCTTCGATGTACTCCTCGACGTCGACCCCGTCGGAGACGTCCCAGTCCCAGCACAGGCGCCGAACGAGCTCGGGACTCACCAGGTTCTCCACGGGAACGGCGACTTCCTCGCTCAGAGCGGCAAGTTCGCCGCGCGCGAGGGCGAGACGTGCGGCCTCCTCGGGGTGGTGACGCGACCATCGACCGGCAGGGGGAGGCCCGGTCAGCGGCGGCGTGAGGGGTGGGAGCCGGTCCTCCGGCAGTGCACGGGCCCGCTCGATCGCGTTGAGCCACGCGCGCGAGGAACGCCGCTGCCGCGGACCACCGAAGACCGGAAGCTTCTGCAACTGTTCGATGGTGGTGGGATTCGCCTCCGCGGCGGCGATGATCGCGGAGTCGGGAAGGATGCGCCCCGGCGCGATGTCGCGTCGGGCGGCGATCTCGTCGCGCGTGGTCCACAGTTCCCGGACGATCGCGAGGCGACGCCGGTCCTTGATCGCGTGGATCTTGGACGTCCGCCGCCACCGGTCGGGCTTCGGAGCGGGCGGCCCCGCGAGCCGGATGTGCTCGAATTCCTGGGCGGCCCACTCGGTCTTGTTCTGCTGCTCGAGTTCGCGCGCCATCGCGTCGCGGAGTTCCACGAGCGGTTCGACGTCCAGCGCGGCGTAGTTGAGCCACGAGTCGGGGAGCGGTCGCGTCGACCAGTCCGCCGCACCGTGGCCCTTGCGCAGCTCGAGGCCGAGGGTCTCGGCCACGATCGCGGCGAGACCGACGCGGGGGAATCCGGCGAGACGACCGGCGAGTTCGGTGTCGTACAACTTCGCCGGGCGGAGCCCGAGTTCGGCCAGGCCGGGGAGATCCTGGTCGGCGGAATGCAGGACCCATTCGAGGTCGTTGATCACCTCGGCCAGGGGAGCGAGGTCGTCCCGCGTGGGAATGGGATCGAGCAGCACCGTGCCGGCGCCGTCACGACGGAGCTGTACGAGATAGGCGCGCGCGGAGTAGCGGTAGCCCGATGCGCGTTC
This window contains:
- a CDS encoding oxygenase MpaB family protein, with protein sequence MTRRRPDATVRGVVSEAAFLLTSPRRFLMEIALPPVGHGVVEHSRALIDPVTRFRNTSAYIFLTAFGDDEERRRIVRFVNRAHAPVRAEGYNAFDPKLQLWIAAVMFHGGRDVYERFFGRLDRAEAERLYREFAVYGTSLQVPEEMWPADLDAFDAYWHSVVDDLEIDETVRSCARALLSGGELPIVVRPTMALTRFFTLGMLDPRIREAYGFTWTDSHQRWFDRLMRIAVPVYRALPMAARHLPMKLVLRDARTRFSGVSAHAAA
- a CDS encoding ribonuclease D yields the protein MPAQNDEDEQKSTSVTTVPLLEPRDGVPEVVTTARGVADAAAMLAQGHGPLAVDAERASGYRYSARAYLVQLRRDGAGTVLLDPIPTRDDLAPLAEVINDLEWVLHSADQDLPGLAELGLRPAKLYDTELAGRLAGFPRVGLAAIVAETLGLELRKGHGAADWSTRPLPDSWLNYAALDVEPLVELRDAMARELEQQNKTEWAAQEFEHIRLAGPPAPKPDRWRRTSKIHAIKDRRRLAIVRELWTTRDEIAARRDIAPGRILPDSAIIAAAEANPTTIEQLQKLPVFGGPRQRRSSRAWLNAIERARALPEDRLPPLTPPLTGPPPAGRWSRHHPEEAARLALARGELAALSEEVAVPVENLVSPELVRRLCWDWDVSDGVDVEEYIEGRFAEGGARPWQRALTVPRLAKALTAEN